One window from the genome of Salvia miltiorrhiza cultivar Shanhuang (shh) chromosome 7, IMPLAD_Smil_shh, whole genome shotgun sequence encodes:
- the LOC130994211 gene encoding uncharacterized protein LOC130994211, whose protein sequence is MAIECPKIQDDDRNKIAQWLLEHSIGGKLEYGAKKEAALLFKVNLKTIWRIWSQVLHQRACGVPVQVKSIRKGISYKNKKSIDVEKVKNLYVLQRSSMRIMSTNLGVSKSLIHKWVKEKKLKPHTNAIKPFLTPQNRLSRLSWSLKQLSSISEGGFIKFQSMYNTIHIDEKWFYLTKIKDRYYLMPDEEEPYRTCKSKRYIEKIMFMCAVARPIFDIDGTILFDGKFGIFPFTTIEPAQRNSKNRSKGTMEVKPIAAITKEVMKACLIKEMVPIFKAKWPLAANKHIFIQQDNAKPHIKPDDPDFLAVANTDGFKIQLVCQPANSPDTNVNGLGFFRAIQTLKDQKPASNVEELLKNVKDAYDEYPPEKLNHVFLTLQSCYHEIIKAKGGNNCKIPHMNKDRLTRLGLLPDCIQVKEALVRESLEFLELEASEEGEIYNLGDVIEGLHQVGITE, encoded by the exons ATGGCCATTGAATGCCCTAAAATCCAAGATGATGACAGAAACAAAATAGCACAGTGGCTGCTTGAACATAGCATTGGAGGCAAGCTTGAATATGGTGCAAAAAAGGAGGCAGCCCTTCTCTTCAAAGTGAATTTGAAGACCATTTGGAGGATTTGGAGCCAAGTATTACATCAGCGAGCTTGTGGTGTACCTGTCCAGGTAAAGTCCATTAGAAAAGGCATCTCATACAAAAATAAGAAGAGTATTGATGTTGAAAAAGTGAAGAATCTTTATGTGCTTCAAAGATCATCAATGAGAATCATGTCTACAAACCTAGGTGTGTCTAAGTCTTTGATTCACAAGTGGGTAAAGGAGAAAAAACTGAAACCACATACAAATGCTATAAAACCATTTCTTACCCCACAAAATAGGCTGTCAAGGCTTAGTTGGAGCCTAAAACAACTTAGTTCAATAAGTGAGGGTGGTTTTATAAAGTTCCAAAGTATGTACAACACCATTCACATCGATGAGAAATGGTTTTACCTTACTAAAATTAAAGATAGGTATTACCTCATGCCGGATGAAGAGGAACCGTATAGGACATGCAAATCAAAGAGGTACATTGAGAAGATTATGTTTATGTGTGCTGTAGCACGACCTATATTTGACATAGATGGCACAATACTCTTTGATGGAAAGTTTGGCATATTTCCTTTCACAACCATAGAACCAGCTCAAAGGAATTCAAAAAACAGAAGCAAAGGAACCATGGAAGTGAAGCCAATTGCAGCCATTACAAAGGAAGTCATGAAAGCTTGCCTTATTAAAGAG ATGGTTCCAATCTTTAAAGCTAAGTGGCCATTGGCAGCAAACAAGCACATTTTTATCCAACAAGATAATGCCAAACCCCACATAAAACCTGATGATCCAGACTTTCTAGCGGTTGCAAATACTGATGGATTTAAAATCCAACTAGTATGCCAGCCAGCTAATTCGCCGGATACAAATGTGAATGGTCTAGGCTTTTTCAGAGCTATACAGACATTGAAAGATCAGAAACCAGCAAGTAATGTGGAGGAGTTACTAAAGAATGTGAAAGATGCCTATGACGAATACCCACCAGAGAAGCTAAATCACGTGTTCCTCACTTTGCAAAGTTGCTATCACGAAATAATCAAGGCAAAGGGTGGGAATAACTGCAAAATTCCTCACATGAACAAAGACAGACTCACAAGACTCGGATTGCTACCAGACTGTATTCAGGTTAAAGAAGCACTTGTGAGGGAAAGTTTAGAGTTCCTAGAGTTGGAAGCAAGTGAAgaaggtgaaatttacaacctTGGAGATGTCATAGAAGGGCTGCATCAAGTGGGTATTACTGAGTAG